Proteins encoded within one genomic window of Fusarium musae strain F31 chromosome 4, whole genome shotgun sequence:
- a CDS encoding hypothetical protein (EggNog:ENOG41): protein MMRSAFCAQAPTRLWTLTQRSFSTSTVLRRINKICASESDAIQKVKSGSTVLVGGFGFSGVPESLIEAIAARKDLKDLTVVSNNAGMPGVGLASYIGENKVFEKMYLSGELSLELIPQGTMAERCASGAAGVPAFYTPAAFGTFGKSATSQRVTRG from the exons ATGATGAGATCAGCTTTCTGTGCACAGGCCCCAACCCGCCTGTGGACTTTGACACAGCGCAGCTTCTCGACCTCCACCGTCTTACGAAGGATCAACAAAATCTGTGCCTCAGAAAGCGACGCCATTCAGAAAGTAAAGAGCGGATCGACAGTTCTTGTCGGAGGATTTGGCTTTTCTGGTGTTCCCGAATCGCTTATCGAAGCTATTGCCGCACGAAAAGATCTCAAAGATCTAACCGTCGTCTCAAACAATGCTGGCATGCCTGGTGTCGGACTTG CGTCGTATATCGGAGAGAACAaagtctttgagaagatgtATCTCAGTGGGGAGCTTAGCCTTGAGTTGATACCGCAGGGAACAATGGCCGAGAGATGCGCCTCTGGGGCAGCTGGTGTACCCGCATTCTATACCCCAGCGGCGTTTGGCACTTTTGGCAAGTCTGCTACCTCGCAAAGAGTGACAAGAGGCTAA
- a CDS encoding hypothetical protein (EggNog:ENOG41): MQVTVFSDQAYINRCVDVEAALARAQAQCNVIPVDAAADITSKANATSLDMDRLRNETDVVGYPILPLVRQLNDMCGSAGKYLHWGATTQDIMDTASLLQIKSGLDIVETKLTGVINALQDLAVTYRDTPMAGRTHLQHALPVTFGYKCAVWLSSLYRHRERLQQLKSRSLVVQYGGAAGTLASLGDGPEGVNVRKQLAAELGLENPSITWHVARDGIAEVTNFLALIGGSLGKIALDLIIMSSNELGEVAEPFVPHRGASSTMPQKRNPISSEVILAASKILRSNASLVLDGMVSDFERASGPWHLEWVAVPESFVIAVGALHQAEFALAGLVVDKERMADNLASTRGLIVGEALMMALAKFVGRQDAHDIVYEACKVTIESKDGSTLLDTLKKDGRVTKHLSLSDLERLCDPINYLGSAQRMVDDTLAGNAS; encoded by the exons ATGCAAGTCACC GTCTTCAGTGACCAAGCCTACATCAACAGATGCGTCGACGTTGAAGCTGCTCTAGCTCGCGCCCAAGCCCAATGCAATGTCATTCCCGTCGATGCAGCAGCAGACATCACCTCCAAAGCCAATGCCACCAGCCTCGATATGGACCGGCTGCGCAACGAGACTGATGTCGTCGGATACCCAATCCTTCCGCTTGTGCGTCAGCTGAACGACATGTGCGGTTCTGCTGGAAAGTATCTGCACTGGGGTGCTACAACTCAAGATATCATGGACACGGCGAGTCTGTTGCAAATCAAGTCTGGTCTTGATATCGTTGAGACCAAGTTGACTGGCGTGATAAACGCgcttcaagatcttgcagTTACGTATCGCGACACACCCATGGCTGGAAGGACACATCTCCAACATGCACTCCCTGTTACCTTTGGCTATAAATGCGCCGTGTGGCTATCAAGTCTGTACCGCCATAGAGAGCGACTTCAGCAATTGAAGAGCCGTTCTCTTGTCGTTCAATATGGCGGTGCAGCCGGGACTCTGGCGTCCCTCGGCGATGGTCCCGAAGGCGTCAACGTGCGAAAGCAGCTCGCTGCAGAACTCGGCCTGGAGAACCCATCAATCACCTGGCATGTTGCCCGCGATGGCATCGCCGAAGTGACAAACTTCCTAGCCCTCATCGGCGGCTCCCTCGGCAAAATCGCATTAGACCTAATAATCATGTCCTCCAACGAACTCGGTGAAGTAGCAGAACCCTTCGTCCCCCACCGCGGCGCCTCATCCACGATGCCCCAGAAGCGCAACCCCATCTCCAGCGAAGTAATCCTCGCCGCCTCCAAAATCCTGCGCTCCAACGCCAGTCTCGTTCTCGACGGTATGGTATCTGACTTTGAACGCGCATCAGGACCATGGCATTTAGAATGGGTAGCGGTACCTGAAAGCTTCGTCATAGCAGTTGGAGCGCTTCACCAAGCTGAGTTTGCGCTTGCTGGTCTTGTTGTGGATAAGGAGCGTATGGCGGATAATCTTGCTTCTACGAGGGGACTTATTGTTGGTGaggcgttgatgatggcgTTGGCGAAGTTTGTGGGGAGGCAGGATGCGCATGATATTGTTTATGAGGCTTGTAAGGTTACTATTGAGAGTAAGGATGGGAGTACGCTGCTTGATAcgttgaagaaggatgggAGGGTGACCAAGCATCTGTCTTTGAGTGACCTGGAGAGGCTCTGTGATCCTATTAATTATTTGGGGTCGGCGCAGCGTATGGTTGACGATACCTTGGCTGGGAATGCATCTTAA
- a CDS encoding hypothetical protein (EggNog:ENOG41) — MSRPRETREFHGKKYVLEEAIFADVALVKVHKADRLGNCTFRKAQNNFNEAMAKNAKLTIVEADEIVEVGQLDPESVHIQGIYVDVIIQSTRPKKIEKLTFAQDAKSEGKVTIANQRRERIIKRASKELKDGMYVNLGIGMPLATPGMLPDDLEVILQSENGILGMGRYPKPGEEDPDLINPGKETVTLNPGASTFGSHESFGMIRAGKIDLTMLGALQVSQYGDLANFMLPGKVKGIGGAMDLVASPEKTKVIITMEHVDRNGNPKILEAVFDCTPEGLVLRELVDEVEMDELKSKTGASFRIADDLIPYQT; from the exons ATGTCACGCCCTCGGGAAACGCGCGAGTTCCACGGAAAGAAATACGTTCTCGAGGAAGCAATCTTCGCCGATGTCGCTTTGGTCAAAGTCCATAAAGCGGATAGACTGGGCAACTGCACATTCCGTAAAGCACAGAACAACTTCAATGAGGCTATGGCTAAGAACGCCAAGTTGACGattgttgaggctgatgagatcGTGGAAGTCGGACAATTGGATCCTGAGAGTGTTCATATTCAAGGCATTTATGTCGATGTTATCATCCAAAGTACGAGGCcgaagaagattgagaagtTGACGTTTGCTCAGGATGCCAAGAGTGAAGGCAAAG TTACGATTGCCAACCAAAGACGAGAACGTATCATCAAGCGAGCTTCGAAGGAGCTGAAAGATGGCATGTATGTCAACCTCGGTATCGGCATGCCACTCGCGACACCAGGCATGCTTCCAGATGACTTGGAAGTCATTCTTCAATCCGAGAATGGTATCCTGGGGATGGGGCGATATCCAAAGCCTGGGGAGGAGGATCCAGACCTCATCAATCCTGGAAAAGAAACAGTGACGTTAAACCCTGGTGCTTCGACGTTCGGGAGCCATGAGAGTTTTGGTATGATTAGAGCTGGGAAGATCGACTTGACTATGCTCGGTGCGCTGCAAGTCAGTCAATATGGAG ACTTGGCCAATTTTATGCTGCCCGGAAAGGTCAAGGGGATCGGTGGGGCAATGGACCTCGTGGCAAGTCCGGAGAAGACAAAGGTGATAATCACCATG GAACATGTTGACCGTAATGGAAATCCAAAGATCCTGGAAG CTGTCTTTGACTGTACACCTGAGGGTCTCGTACTCAGAGAGCTGgtggatgaggttgagatggatgagctcaagagcaAAACGGGCGCGTCATTCAGGATCGCTGATGACTTGATACCATACCAGACTTAG